Proteins encoded within one genomic window of Methanosarcina barkeri str. Wiesmoor:
- a CDS encoding transcription factor: MVDLNDKVIRGYLLSLVGEDGLQMIEKMPEGEVTDEEIAAKTEVLLNTVRRTLFILNENKFAICRRERDSNSGWLTYLWRLDFSDIEHQLMKEKKKLLRNLKTRLEFEENNVFYMCPQGCVRLLFDEATETEFLCPMCGEDLVFYDNSHFIDVLRKRVDALSSA; this comes from the coding sequence TTGGTCGATTTAAATGACAAGGTAATTAGAGGATACCTCCTGAGCCTTGTAGGGGAAGACGGGCTACAAATGATTGAAAAAATGCCTGAAGGCGAGGTTACGGATGAAGAAATTGCGGCAAAGACCGAGGTTCTGTTGAACACCGTGAGGAGAACTCTCTTCATATTAAACGAAAACAAATTTGCGATATGTCGTAGGGAGAGAGATTCAAACAGTGGGTGGTTAACATACCTCTGGCGCCTGGATTTTTCTGACATAGAGCACCAGCTTATGAAGGAAAAGAAAAAATTGCTCCGCAACCTGAAGACCCGCCTTGAGTTCGAAGAAAATAATGTTTTCTATATGTGCCCTCAGGGTTGTGTTCGCCTTCTTTTTGACGAAGCTACAGAAACCGAGTTTCTTTGTCCCATGTGTGGAGAAGACCTGGTCTTCTACGACAACTCCCATTTTATTGATGTCCTGAGAAAGCGTGTAGATGCTCTCAGTTCAGCGTAA
- a CDS encoding HD domain-containing protein, with protein MITRTEAIKLLEESGCAPNVIEHCKEVASLAVEIANKAKAAGHNVNPELVEVGALLHDLGRCKTHKIAHAVEGYRLARIEGIEPEISEIIKRHIGAGISTEEARSLGLPEDDYFPRSLEEKIVAHADNLVKGTRRITVAKRIELMRKQEVPENVIQRINKLAEEVERLFL; from the coding sequence TTGATTACCAGAACCGAAGCAATAAAACTGCTTGAGGAAAGCGGATGTGCCCCAAATGTGATAGAACACTGTAAGGAAGTCGCATCACTCGCAGTTGAAATTGCAAATAAAGCAAAAGCAGCAGGGCATAACGTAAACCCGGAACTGGTAGAAGTCGGGGCTCTTCTTCACGATTTAGGGAGGTGTAAAACACATAAAATCGCTCATGCAGTAGAAGGGTACAGGCTAGCCAGGATCGAGGGAATCGAGCCCGAGATTTCCGAAATAATAAAAAGACATATCGGGGCAGGAATCTCAACAGAAGAGGCAAGGAGTTTAGGGCTTCCGGAGGACGATTATTTTCCACGAAGCCTTGAGGAAAAAATAGTTGCCCATGCCGATAACCTTGTTAAGGGAACGAGAAGAATTACTGTAGCTAAGAGAATTGAGCTCATGCGTAAGCAAGAGGTACCCGAAAATGTGATTCAGAGAATAAATAAGCTTGCTGAAGAGGTCGAGAGACTTTTTCTTTAA
- the psmB gene encoding archaeal proteasome endopeptidase complex subunit beta — protein sequence MDNDKYLKGTTTVGVVCTDGIVLASEQRATMGNFIASKTAKKVYQIDDLVAMTTAGSVGDAQQLVRLVNVESQLYKMRRNESMTIKGIATLMSNFLNSNRYYPMMVQLLIGGVDKNGPGIYSLDALGGSIEETRISATGSGSPMAYGVLEDQYREDMTVKEGLDLAIRAIHNATKRDSASGENIDVVVITKEAFRRLDPEEVKSIRASLPK from the coding sequence ATGGATAATGACAAATATCTAAAGGGCACAACTACCGTAGGAGTAGTTTGTACCGATGGTATCGTGCTCGCAAGTGAACAGAGAGCCACAATGGGGAATTTCATAGCAAGTAAAACTGCAAAGAAGGTTTACCAGATCGACGACCTTGTAGCAATGACTACTGCCGGTTCGGTAGGGGATGCCCAGCAGCTTGTGCGGCTCGTAAATGTGGAATCACAGCTCTATAAGATGCGTAGAAACGAGTCGATGACAATAAAAGGTATTGCGACTTTAATGTCAAACTTCTTAAATTCCAACCGTTACTATCCCATGATGGTCCAGCTCCTTATAGGGGGAGTTGACAAAAATGGGCCTGGGATTTACTCACTTGACGCTCTTGGTGGAAGTATCGAAGAGACACGAATTTCGGCTACAGGTTCCGGTTCTCCCATGGCATATGGGGTGCTTGAAGACCAGTACAGAGAAGATATGACTGTAAAAGAAGGCCTTGACCTTGCTATCCGGGCGATCCACAATGCGACTAAAAGGGATTCAGCGTCAGGAGAGAACATTGATGTAGTGGTGATTACTAAAGAGGCGTTCAGGAGGCTGGACCCTGAAGAAGTAAAATCCATAAGAGCTTCATTACCTAAATAA